From the genome of Streptomyces sp. NBC_01317, one region includes:
- a CDS encoding peroxiredoxin — translation MAIEVGDTAPDFELRDNHGRTVRLSDLHGHGHGRDADADADAVNVVLVFYPFAFTSVCTDEMRALRDGLPALTADDTVLLAVSNDSIHTLRVFAEQEGLEFPLLSDFWPHGEVSRAYGVFDEEKGCAVRGTFIMDKEGVVRWKIVNGLPDARDLQQYVRALDAL, via the coding sequence ATGGCCATCGAGGTGGGCGACACCGCCCCGGATTTCGAGCTGCGGGACAACCACGGGCGGACGGTACGGCTGTCCGACCTGCACGGGCACGGGCACGGGCGCGACGCCGACGCCGACGCCGACGCCGTGAACGTGGTGCTGGTCTTCTACCCCTTCGCCTTCACCAGTGTCTGCACGGACGAGATGCGGGCCCTGCGCGACGGGCTGCCCGCGCTCACCGCCGACGACACCGTCCTGCTCGCCGTCTCGAACGACTCCATCCACACCCTGCGTGTCTTCGCCGAGCAGGAGGGGCTGGAGTTCCCGCTCCTGTCGGACTTCTGGCCGCACGGCGAGGTCTCGCGGGCGTACGGCGTCTTCGACGAGGAAAAGGGGTGCGCGGTGCGCGGGACGTTCATCATGGACAAGGAGGGCGTGGTGCGCTGGAAGATCGTCAACGGTCTGCCGGACGCCAGGGACCTCCAGCAGTACGTCCGGGCACTCGACGCCCTCTGA
- a CDS encoding TerD family protein: protein MGVSLSKGGNVSLTKAAPNLTAVTVGLGWDVRTTTGGDFDLDASALLTNAEGKVATDGNFVFFNNLKSPDGSVEHTGDNLTGEGEGDDEAIKVNLAAVPADVDKIVFPVSIYEAESRQQSFGQVRNAFIRVVNQADNSELARYDLSEDASTETAMVFGELYRNGAEWKFRAIGQGYASGLRGIAQDFGVNV, encoded by the coding sequence GTGGGAGTCAGCCTCAGCAAGGGCGGAAACGTCTCGCTGACCAAGGCCGCGCCCAACCTGACCGCGGTCACCGTGGGTCTGGGCTGGGACGTCCGTACGACCACCGGCGGTGACTTCGACCTCGACGCCAGCGCGCTGCTGACGAACGCCGAGGGCAAGGTCGCCACCGACGGCAATTTTGTCTTCTTCAACAACCTCAAGAGCCCGGACGGCTCCGTCGAGCACACCGGTGACAACCTCACCGGCGAGGGCGAGGGCGACGACGAGGCGATCAAGGTCAACCTGGCCGCCGTCCCCGCCGACGTCGACAAGATCGTCTTCCCTGTCTCGATCTACGAGGCCGAGAGCCGCCAGCAGTCCTTCGGCCAGGTCCGCAACGCGTTCATCCGCGTCGTGAACCAGGCCGACAACAGCGAGCTGGCGCGCTACGACCTGAGCGAGGACGCCTCGACGGAGACCGCGATGGTCTTCGGCGAGCTGTACCGCAACGGCGCGGAGTGGAAGTTCCGCGCCATCGGCCAGGGCTACGCCTCGGGCCTGCGCGGCATCGCCCAGGACTTCGGCGTCAACGTCTGA
- the tgmC gene encoding ATP-grasp peptide maturase system methyltransferase: protein MTDSARERRRLAALLAENGVLTSPSLRTAVEAVPRELFLHPGVFLDEGAVWRPVTAAGTDPAEWLKIAYSYDTLTTQLDGHLTADRTAQPVAGVPTSSSTTPATVVSMIESLGLTAGTRVLEIGTGTGYSSALMCHCLGADNVTTVEVDPDVAERADTALETLGFSAWTVTGDGLLGHPRNAPYDRVIATCAVRRIPHTWVRQTKPGGVILGTVGSWPYGTGLAKVTVDNDGNAEGRIIGRSSFMRARSQAVVPVAGDLSARTAYVDDERETKVSPALLDDWMPAFLAQLAAPGAHLVRAARADGTRLLYLFDPDLESFAEFVVQGDGWMVRQGGPVLLWNRIEETLVAWEAAGRPEIDTVQLRITQASHRYWIEGAPVLNWEHRLG from the coding sequence ATGACCGACTCCGCGCGCGAGCGCCGCCGACTCGCCGCACTGCTGGCGGAGAACGGCGTCCTCACGTCCCCATCGCTGCGCACTGCCGTCGAAGCCGTGCCACGCGAACTGTTCCTTCACCCAGGGGTGTTTCTCGATGAGGGCGCTGTCTGGCGGCCCGTCACGGCCGCCGGAACCGATCCGGCCGAGTGGCTCAAGATCGCGTACAGCTACGACACCCTCACCACTCAACTGGACGGACATCTGACCGCCGACCGGACCGCTCAGCCCGTTGCGGGAGTGCCCACCTCTTCGTCCACCACCCCGGCCACGGTGGTCAGCATGATCGAGAGCCTCGGCCTGACAGCGGGAACCCGCGTGCTGGAGATCGGCACCGGCACGGGCTACTCCTCCGCTCTGATGTGCCACTGCCTCGGCGCGGACAACGTGACCACGGTCGAGGTCGATCCGGACGTGGCGGAACGCGCGGACACCGCGCTGGAGACGCTCGGATTCTCGGCCTGGACCGTCACCGGCGACGGTCTCCTCGGACACCCCCGAAACGCACCGTACGACCGCGTGATCGCCACCTGTGCCGTTCGGCGCATCCCGCACACCTGGGTCCGCCAGACCAAGCCGGGCGGCGTCATCCTGGGCACGGTGGGCTCCTGGCCGTACGGGACCGGCCTGGCCAAGGTGACCGTGGACAACGACGGCAATGCCGAGGGCCGGATCATCGGCCGCTCCTCGTTCATGCGGGCGCGGTCCCAAGCCGTCGTGCCGGTGGCCGGCGACCTGTCCGCCAGGACCGCCTACGTGGATGACGAGCGGGAGACCAAGGTGTCCCCTGCCCTGCTGGACGACTGGATGCCCGCGTTCCTCGCACAGCTCGCCGCGCCCGGCGCGCATCTCGTCCGCGCCGCCCGGGCCGACGGAACCCGACTGCTCTACCTCTTCGACCCCGATCTGGAGTCTTTCGCGGAGTTCGTCGTCCAAGGTGACGGGTGGATGGTCCGACAAGGCGGCCCTGTGCTCCTCTGGAACAGGATCGAGGAGACGCTCGTCGCCTGGGAGGCCGCGGGACGCCCCGAGATCGACACTGTCCAGCTCCGCATCACGCAGGCATCACATCGCTATTGGATCGAGGGAGCACCGGTTCTGAACTGGGAGCACCGTCTCGGCTGA